The proteins below are encoded in one region of Oncorhynchus kisutch isolate 150728-3 linkage group LG14, Okis_V2, whole genome shotgun sequence:
- the LOC109903112 gene encoding trophoblast glycoprotein, protein MLDLVLRMVFCALLCSISARASGCPLRCECSEAAHTVKCVSKDLRSVPPGIPGYTRNLFITGNQISRIGPESFKGLDNITTLSLSNNRITEVESQTFSGLRSLRSLDLSSNQLAVINPEAFTVPGHTLRELNLSRALYNHSSLINLAMSLRWSTLVELRTLDLSGNRLIYLPSHTFSYLGGLRRLILANNSLVALYNGTFSGLDSLEQLDLTLNALRTVQEEGLAELASLPPGVRLLLGENPWTCICGMEPFAAWLNSSQGHVGDAEGLVCAFPSDMRNTSLLRLAAGQSGVGGDGVALGCHRVGEGADLALQTSYVFLGIVLGFVGLVFLLVLYLNRQGIKKRINDMREACTEVLEGYHYRYEHDADPRLSQVSTTADI, encoded by the exons ATGCTGGATTTGGTTCTACGGATGGTTTTCTGTGCGCTGCTCTGTTCTATTTCTGCGCGCGCATCCGGGTGCCCTCTTCGTTGCGAATGCTCGGAAGCTGCTCACACGGTGAAGTGTGTTTCCAAAGACTTGCGGAGTGTCCCGCCTGGGATACCAGGGTACACGAGGAATCTGTTCATAACTGGAAACCAGATCAGCAGAATTGGACCGGAATCGTTCAAAGGGCTGGACAATATAACAACGCTGTCACTGAGTAACAATAG GATAACAGAGGTAGAGTCTCAGACTTTCTCTGGGCTGCGTTCCCTCCGCTCTCTGGACCTGAGCTCCAACCAGCTGGCTGTCATCAACCCAGAGGCCTTCACTGTTCCGGGCCACACTCTCAGGGAGCTCAACCTCAGCCGAGCTCTCTACAACCACTCCTCTCTCATAAACCTGGCTATGTCTCTTCGCTGGTCCACCCTGGTTGAGCTCCGGACCCTGGACCTGTCAGGGAACAGGCTAATCTACCTGCCCTCTCACACCTTCTCCTACCTGGGGGGCCTGCGGAGGCTCATCCTGGCCAACAACTCCCTGGTGGCCCTCTACAATGGCACCTTCTCTGGGCTGGACTCTCTGGAGCAGCTGGATCTGACCCTTAACGCTCTGCGGACTGTCCAGGAGGAGGGCCTGGCTGAGCTGGCCTCTCTGCCCCCCGGGGTGAGACTCCTTCTAGGGGAGAACCCCTGGACCTGTATCTGTGGCATGGAGCCCTTCGCTGCCTGGCTCAACTCCTCCCAGGGACATGTGGGAGACGCAGAGGGCCTGGTGTGTGCCTTCCCCTCAGACATGAGAAACACCTCTCTGCTGAGGTTGGCGGCTGGACAGTCTGGGGTGGGCGGGGATGGGGTGGCGCTGGGATGCCACAGGGTGGGTGAGGGGGCGGACCTGGCCCTCCAGACTTCCTACGTGTTCCTTGGGATTGTCCTGGGCTTCGTGGGACTCGTCTTCCTCTTGGTCCTCTACCTCAACCGGCAGGGCATCAAGAAGAGGATCAATGACATGCGGGAAGCGTGCACGGAGGTGTTGGAGGGATACCACTACCGCTACGAGCACGACGCCGACCCCAGGCTCTCACAGGTCTCCACCACAGCAGACATTTGA